AAGGGCATCGGCCTGGTACTGGGAAGCACGCTGGGCAcaggcaccagggtggctggCTTGAGGGGGGAGGACTGGGCCTTAGCTGACTGGAcgccccccttcctcctccccaccgccccccttGGACTCCCCTTGACAGGCAGACGATGAGCACTACATCCCCAGGGCGGTGCTGCTGGACCTGGAGCCCCGGGTGATCCACTCCATCCTCAACTCCCCCTATGCCAAGCTCTACAACCCGGAGAACATCTACCTGTCAGAGCACGGAGGAGGGGCTGGCAACAACTGGGCCAGTGGATTCTCGCAGGTATCTGGGTGGCCATCCCAGAAACCCTGATGTTccctccccagggcagcctgGGGACTTGACCAGACCAGATAGACAGTAAATAAGAGACAAAGGGATACCCTGACAGGAGGGACAGCCAGGGAGAGGTGTATGCACGCTGCACATCATTTGCAAAGTAGCTTTTTTGGGTTGAGGGTGGCAGTGGTGTCCCAGGGTGTTCTTGGTGCTAAAAAGAGGTACTACCCAGAACCTTGATCCTTACCCTCACTCCCATGTCTCTCTATACAGGGTGAGAAAATCCATGAAGACATTTTTGACATCATAGACCGAGAAGCAGATGGAAGTGACAGCTTAGAGGTGAGGTTCTGCCccactgaaggaaaagaaaaggctgaAAAGATCTGGGGAAAGGTCAGGAGGTAGCCTGAACAGGTGGTGTGATGGAAGCAATTctctttaaaactaatttttggAGCATCATATGTGAGACACTAAGGTGTAAATAAGGtagaagggctcctgggtggctcagctgactgacttttgatgtctgctcaggtcatgatctcatggttcatgagattgagccccaagtcaggctctgcactgacagcccagagcctacttgggattctctctctccttttccccctgccccaccccacctctgcccctcctccacttgttctctctctctccctctctctctctctctctctctctctccctctctcaaaataagtaaaaaaaattttttttaaagaaaggtacaggggcacctaggtgtctcagttgttaagcgtccagcttcagctcaggtcataatctcgcagttcacgagtctgagctccatgtcaggctctgtgctgacagctcagagcctggagcggtctttagattctgtgtctccctctctctctgcctctctctctctcaaaaataaataaatgttaaaaaatttttttcaagaaggtACAGTACTTGACCTCAAGGAGATCCTAATGTGGATGGCATCAGCTCCTTAGGCTTGAGTCTTCCTTCCCAAGGAGTCTCAACCTGGATGGACACAGAAGAAGCCTGGAGACATGAGTGTGTGGGGAATGGGGAAGGAGACAAACCTAAAGCCTCTTCCCCAGAATCCTGGAGACCGCCTCTCCCCATGCAGGGCTTCGTGCTGTGTCATTCCATTGCTGGGGGGACCGGTTCTGGCCTGGGCTCCTACCTTCTGGAACGACTGAATGACAGGTAACCCTGTGTTTGGACAGGGATAAGGTCTTTCCTTTTTGTCACTGTTTTCTCGTGGACCGAAAGGCTTGGCACTATTGCTTTGAGTCATTGGTAGAAATAGAGCCTGGCCATCCAGGGAACATCTTGGAAACAATAACTTCCAGGAGGGAGTTGCCTAGGGAGAGGAGGGACCTACAGGGATTGATGGGTTTGATGCTTTAGGTTTATCCTTTTTGGCTCCTGAGCAATAAACAGTTCTGCCCTCACCCATCTTTTGTACAAGAGCTTGGTAGCACTTGGAAAGGAATGGCCCTGTTATCTCTAGAGAAGACCAAGATTGGCAATGATGGGAGTCCTTCCAGTTCACTGTcaacttcccctttccctcttctttacccccaggtaccccaagaagcTGGTGCAGACATACTCTGTGTTTCCCAACCAGGACGAGATGAGCGATGTGGTGGTCCAGCCCTACaactccctgctcacgctcaagAGGCTGACCCAGAACGCAGACTGTGTGGTGAGCACCGGAGAAGAGAGTAGGAGGAGGCGGGGGGGGCTTTGCTCTACCTCCTCAAACCAGGGGGGCACGTACACCCTGCCCTTCCTGCCCAGAGAACAGAGGATCAAACAAAGCCATACCTGGTGACCCAACTTATGAAATAAGGACTTGACCCCAAGTCGCTCTCAACACAGTGAACACCTGCTGATACGTGTCCCCATTTAGCCTATTTAATGCCTACTCATGCTTAAATTCTCAGCCCAAGGGTCACTTTCGTTGTAAAACCTTCCCTGACCATGCATTCAAGGTCAAATTCCTTTGTGCATATTTCAGGCTTTAACTTTACTTTTCTGTAGACCTAGTGAGGGGGACAGACCATGCCTGCTTTACCCTCCATGGTATCTTCAGAGCCAGGCACGATGGATGGCACATGGAGACAGTTTGTTTACAGGATGGTAGAAAAGTGTCTTGTGATGCCCCAGGgatggtattttcctttttaagttaaCACACTTCCTGGTTTTTGGTGTTTAGAGGAGGTTAAGCTAATGacttatctctctgccccctttcaCCTCAAAAAGGTGCCGTGACCCTCTTCTGTCCCCCCAGGTGGTGCTGGACAACACGGCCCTGAACCGGATCGCCACAGACCGCCTGCACATCCAGAACCCATCCTTCTCCCAGATCAACCAGCTGGTGAGCCCCCACTTGTGGACTGGAAGCCCTCCTTCCTGGAGTGCCATCTGGGGAAGGGAGGCCCCGCCCCAGGCCAAGAANNNNNNNNNNNNNNNNNNNNNNNNNNNNNNNNNNNNNNNNNNNNNNNNNNNNNNNNNNNNNNNNNNNNNNNNNNNNNNNNNNNNNNNNNNNNNNNNNNNNCCACGGGCCGGGATCGCCAGACCAACCACTGCTACATCGCCATCCTCAACATCATCCAGGGGGAGGTGGACCCCACCCAGGTAGGTGAGGCCCCTTCGTGCCACCCCCGGAACCCACAGGGGTAGAGGAGAGGCTACCACCACCACTGTTgtgtccacccctcccctctaGGTCCACAAGAGTCTGCAGAGGATTCGGGAACGGAAGTTGGCCAACTTCATCCCCTGGGGCCCTGCCAGCATCCAGGTGGCCCTGTCAAGGAAGTCTCCCTACCTGCCTTCAGCCCACCGGGTCAGTGGGCTCATGATGGCCAACCACACCAGCATCTCCTCGGTGAGCCTAATCTCCTGGTCTTCTTTGGCCATGCTGTTCCATTAGACACCCTTATCATTCTCCCCTATTCCATTCCAGCCCCTTATCAAGCACTGGTTCCCATCCTGGAGATTTCTATCTCTTTCAGCTCTTTGAAAGTTCCTGCCAGCAATATGACAAGCTGCGGAAGCGCGAGGCCTTCCTGGAGCAGTTCCGCAAGGAGGACATCTTCAAGGAGAACTTTGACGAGCTGGACACGTCCAGGGAGGTTGTGCAGGAACTCATCGACGAGTATCATGCAGCCACGCGGCCAGACTACATCTCCTGGGGTGCCCAGGAGCAGTGACTTCCTCCCCACCACTTCCCCTGGACAGTAAGCATAGTCCCCATTGTGCCTGGTCCCTGTGACCCAGATTCTTGTCACCAAAAACCTTTCTAGGTTCATCTCCAGCCCAGGAGCTGGCCCTACTTCCGCCCTTCTCTGACCAGACCCTTGATATTGCTTGTTTAGCTTGAGTAAAGCAATAAAGCTTTGTCGTGAATATAGTCAGAGCTGGGTTGTGGATACATAGTAAGGGCTTGGTCTGTGGCTTTGGGGGATGACCCATGCTCCCTCTCAGTGCCCAGGTACGTGGCCTTTATCTGTTCTAGCTTCTTACCACTTAGTCCAGGTCTTAGTGTGGTCACTGTTTGCATTGGCATACCTTGCCTAGAACCAGGCTGGTTTATTGGAGTCAGCCCTACTCTCAAGATTACAGAGCTTTACTGAGGTCTGCTGTGTCCTCAGTGCCTAAGCTGCTGCCCAAGAGTGGATCAATATTGCCCCAGCCTCTTGGGAAGAGGCCATGGGGGCTAGTGAAGGAGGGCCTGCAGCGTTCGGAGCAGGTCAGGAAAGCCAGAACTCTAGATTCCCAGTGCCCAAGGCTATCAGATCCTCAGGAACGCAGCCCAATTCAAACTAACTTGATAAAGCAGGAACAGAACTCCGGAGTAGGATTGAGCCCATCCTGATAAGGTATTGTCTGTGCCAGAGAAGTTCTTGGGTCTGATCTTGCCCCAGGCTCCTCTTCATTCCAGGCCCAAAGCAGTAGGCATACGAAAGATGGACCAACTAGGGCCCAGAAGCTGGACACCAGGGTAGGAACTGGGTAGTGCCAGTCCTGATGACTCACTGCCTTCCGGCCTTAGAGACGCCAGGAGGCCACCCCTATGCCACTCCATGGAGAACTGAGGGTGAGTAATTGCCAGCTTCCAAAACTGCCCTCTTGCCTGCCCCACCCACCACCTGTGGCAGCATGCTGGCTAGGAGGAGGTTAAATCCAGAAGGTCAAGGAGGGTGGAGCCCTGTGGTGTCCAGACTCCCTTCAATGCTGGTAAAAGCCCAGAGTGTGGGCGTCCCCAGAGGTGGAGCTCTGAGCTCTGGGGACTCTAACTTGTCCCACTGACAACACTCCCACAGGAAGGGTTTGTgtaaataaggatttttttttctttttgcttctcttctacaaataaattaagaaatgaacTAGAAAAGTGTCTGCACCCATTGCAGCCCTTGGGTGTGATGTGTGCCCTGTCCCTGCAGGGCCAAAAGGGTCCATGGTTTCCCTCAAATCGCAGAGCAGTCCAGGTCCAGGCTGGAGGCAGAAGGGAGGTCGTGACCTCTTGGCAGGCTCAGTCCTGCAGCTGCCCCAAACAGCCAGACTGTCCCTGGGGCTCGTCCAGGCCCGGGTGCTGGCTGGGAGGGGAGGTGTCTGGCAGGTCTTGGCATGGAGGAGAAGGGCTGCGGCAGGGCCTCTCGGGGGAGGGATTGGGCAAGTAGGCATTCACCAACTGCATGATCTCTTCCACCTAAGAGAAGGCAGAGGTCAGAGTGCAGTAGGGGGCCACTGGCTTCTCCTTTGTCTCACCCTCTACCCAGGCTCTGTACCAGGGCCTTACTAGAGCTGCCCCCTACAACCTTTCCTTCCCCATCACCGCTCTCTCCCTCAATCAGTACATGCCACTCATGTTGGTGTCTTTCTGCTTCTCGAAGATGCTAAGTTGATTGTCATCTGAAGGCCTTTACACTTGGAATATCCTCTACCTGGAATGCTGTTCCCCCAGATCTTCCTGTGGCTAGCTTAAAGGTCACCTTAAGGATCCTTTCCTAACTGTCCCACCTAATGCTATGACGCCCCCTCCTCCAGTCACTTCCGGTCATGCTACTCTTCTTCCCTTGGTAGCATTTATCACTTTCCTATATGGCTTTTGATTCCTTGTTTAGTGTCTGACACTCCTGCTCTAATTAATGTCAGCTCCTTGAGCCTCTCTTTGATCACAGCTGGATCCCCAGTGCCGAGGATTGTACCTGCCCCATGCTCAGtgtttaataaaacatttcttgaCATCCTTCCTGTTCCTTCCACCTTCTGCACCCTCTTTCCACTCACCTGGGGACTCTGCAGGAGGAGCTGGCTCTCTCCCACCCTCAATGCCAGGGTGTGGGGGCCCATTAGCTGGCAGGCGGCCACATGGCCATAGCTGACACTGTGGATGGGCTCTGTCTCACCTGGCCGGGAGAGGGACATGGCCTTGGCTCCCAAGCCCAGGCATAGCTTCTGTGGAGTGCCCCCACCAGGCTCCTAAGGACAGATAGGCAGagtcagggaggaaggagggaaaccCATAGCATTATTTTTGGTGGGGCGAGATGGCTGTGAGCAGGGAGTTCCCAGTCCCCTCTATGATCCACATGGCACGAGTGGAGGGCCTTAAGGCTCCGGAGAGGTGAGAACCCAAGGGGCCAGTGACTCCTAGGATTTGGGAGGGGCAGCTATGCTGGGTGTCAGGAGTGAAGTGACCCACAGTGGGGCTTGTAGCTCTGGGGCAAAGGTGTAGGGCTTGGCCACCAGAgtcccctctcccttttccccctcaccGTGCTCAGCTCCAGAACGTCATACCGAGCAGCGCCGAACCCTGGACACTGCGCCGCCAGAGCCAGGTAGGCAGCCATGGCCTCAGCTCGGCCCATGCCCCGTAGCCGCTTCCAGCCGCCCAGCACAGCAGCTGCAGCGCCGGCGCCACCTCCTCCCTCGCGGGCCATGCTTCCCGCCGTGCTGCCGGCCCCGCCGCCGCGCCGGGTCCGCTCTGCCCGCCTCTTGGCCAGGCCCGGGCTCCANNNNNNNNNNNNNNNNNNNNNNNNNNNNNNNNNNNNNNNNNNNNNNNNNNNNNNNNNNNNNNNNNNNNNNNNNNNNNNNNNNNNNNNNNNNNNNNNNNNNGGCCAGCAGGGCGGCGGAGGCGGGTGGCCTGGGGACTGGACGGGGAGGGTCTTCACGTGGCGGGGCGGGGGACGGCAGCAGGCGGTCCAGGCGCGGCAGGGGCGCCCTGGGGGAGAAGTCTCGGTGCAGGCTCTGCAGACGCAGCGCCGCCAGGGCGCGCAGCGTGTCGTCGGGCGGGGGCGGCCGGCCGCGCAGCAGCAGAGCGTGAGCCTAAGAGGAGGCAGTGGGTGTCAACGTGGGAGCGGCGGCGAAAACACCTTGGGGTGCAAAATCCGAGGTCTGGGTTCAAGTAAAGCCTCGCGCGAGCTTGCCGTAACTATTAAATGCGACGGCCCAGAAAGAAAGGGGTTCAGGCTTGCGGGTCTTTGGGGAGGGGGCGTGAATGCTGGAGATCCTCACCTGCTCAAAGAGGAAAGGCAGTTCGTGACCGTCTGGGGACAGCCCCTCAGGGTGCAGAGGCCCGTGAAGACGCAGACATAGTCTCCAACCAGAGTCCGTTGAATCATCAAGCCCGGCTTCCTCAGCTGCCAAACTAAAGAAGAGATAAGGACTCGGTGCGAGGCAGAAGCAGGACTCCCCTAGGTGCGGGCCAAGGCTGTCAGGGGACCAAGAGGGGGCGGGGCCAAAGGGGGCGGGGCCAGAAGTTCGGGGCGACAGGAAGCTAGACAGCAAACCGCCCGAGGGCAGGCTTCCGTGTGAACCAGCAAACTTTACCGTGCAGGGCAAATGACCAGGGCTTCACCAAAGTTTTTGCTCAGGGATTGACCAGGGCCGAGAGGCAGATGGATTAACGGAgagcgg
The genomic region above belongs to Suricata suricatta isolate VVHF042 chromosome 17, meerkat_22Aug2017_6uvM2_HiC, whole genome shotgun sequence and contains:
- the LOC115281634 gene encoding tubulin gamma-2 chain-like; the protein is MPREIITLQLGQCGNQIGFEFWKQLCAEHGISPEGIVEEFATEGTDRKDVFFYQADDEHYIPRAVLLDLEPRVIHSILNSPYAKLYNPENIYLSEHGGGAGNNWASGFSQGEKIHEDIFDIIDREADGSDSLEGFVLCHSIAGGTGSGLGSYLLERLNDRYPKKLVQTYSVFPNQDEMSDVVVQPYNSLLTLKRLTQNADCVVVLDNTALNRIATDRLHIQNPSFSQINQLVSPHLWTGSPPSWSAIWGREAPPQTGRDRQTNHCYIAILNIIQGEVDPTQVHKSLQRIRERKLANFIPWGPASIQVALSRKSPYLPSAHRVSGLMMANHTSISSLFESSCQQYDKLRKREAFLEQFRKEDIFKENFDELDTSREVVQELIDEYHAATRPDYISWGAQEQ